In a single window of the Myxococcus fulvus genome:
- a CDS encoding response regulator, with translation MSHSVRHLLLVEDDPSWRKRLDDAARAEGVAVSHASDGVEALDWLRTHPRAGHPDLILLDLMLPRMDGWELYGQLRMDARLRHLNVLMFSEALHGQEVPLGGVVGYLHKPPTPESMMGAVRSRLRFAGEIPAREPSGTYSLELREDVSLSLRLLPAPVLHSVRMHLLRAAELVGSELPMASTWLMALPGTPPALLVSVEGVRVVLDVDDEARVLRATSVDLPQDLLTRS, from the coding sequence ATGTCTCACTCCGTACGCCACCTCCTCCTCGTCGAGGACGACCCTTCCTGGCGGAAGCGGCTGGACGATGCCGCCCGCGCGGAGGGCGTCGCCGTGAGCCACGCCTCGGATGGGGTGGAGGCCCTGGACTGGCTGCGCACCCACCCGCGCGCCGGGCACCCCGACCTCATCCTGCTGGACCTGATGTTGCCCCGCATGGATGGCTGGGAGCTGTACGGGCAGCTGCGCATGGATGCGCGGTTGCGGCACCTGAACGTGCTGATGTTCTCCGAGGCGCTGCACGGCCAGGAGGTGCCGCTGGGCGGCGTGGTGGGCTACCTGCACAAGCCACCCACGCCCGAGTCGATGATGGGCGCGGTGCGCTCGCGGCTGCGCTTCGCGGGGGAGATTCCCGCGCGCGAGCCGTCCGGCACGTACTCGCTGGAGCTGCGCGAGGACGTGTCCCTGTCGCTGCGCCTGTTGCCCGCGCCGGTGTTGCACTCGGTGCGCATGCACCTCTTGCGCGCCGCGGAGCTGGTGGGCTCCGAGCTGCCCATGGCGTCCACGTGGCTGATGGCGCTGCCGGGCACGCCTCCCGCGCTGCTCGTCTCCGTCGAGGGCGTGCGGGTGGTGCTGGACGTGGACGACGAGGCCCGCGTGCTGCGCGCCACCTCCGTCGACCTGCCGCAGGACCTGCTCACCCGCTCCTGA
- a CDS encoding PAS domain S-box protein, with product MPIPLADFLLKNRDAIMSAWEVEVRSIPAAQALAGPALRDGLPRLLETIALMMREPRPELTQGLGAISDHHALERLGEGFDLRQVVAEYRLLRSCVLSLWSSRGGATARPDEERVFHEAMDEAVAASVSRYTRARERTLQALDRISAAALGSPDVAGFLPRLLQVLRETVVAVDVAVVLLREGDNLLRVESAVGEGVDVGGRVPVGQGFAGTIAATRQPLLVHDASSDVRAHSDVVRTSDVRALYGVPLVLDDALIGVALMGSRATSELSEEDLLLFRAMANRATALLAQAQAHAREREAHEEAEVSLGRLRESEAGLRRWEEVFFRLGVGVVVVAGEHDVLLDVNPAFARMHGATPEELVGKPLETVIAPEARGMLPRHAAAARSKPSHEYESLHLRKDGSRFPAFTHVTAFRDETGKVAQRVATVMDITQRRAVETDRQRLLSTIESERARLAAVLEQLPAGVVIADAASGRLALANRQVSTLTGRPFQPMSNVDAFAGDYGACHLDGRPYAPDAWPLSRSLRTGEVVQGEEAMLRHEDGRSMTVLVSSAPIRDRDGDIIAGVATLTDVTERRRAQEAALQAARFGERLIAIVSHDLRNPLNAIHLSTTQLLHSEALPERERRLVTRIARSSARMTRMISELLDFTRGRLGGGIPVHRTAGDLRAVVRQGVEELEAAWPERTLRVAGGTGRYEGQWDADRLLQVVSNLGGNALQYSQADVPVTLTLTDQGDTVVLEVHNPGEPIAPDALPHLFDPFRRATNNHPVSGNSGGLGLGLYIVEQVVKGHGGHIEVTSTQEAGTVFRVTLPRAPPPPA from the coding sequence TTGCCCATCCCCCTGGCTGACTTCCTGCTGAAGAACCGCGACGCCATCATGTCGGCCTGGGAGGTGGAGGTGCGCTCCATCCCCGCCGCCCAGGCGCTGGCGGGCCCCGCGCTGCGCGATGGCCTGCCCCGGTTGTTGGAGACCATCGCGTTGATGATGCGCGAGCCCCGGCCGGAGCTGACCCAGGGGCTGGGCGCCATCAGCGACCACCACGCCCTGGAGCGGCTGGGAGAGGGCTTCGACCTGCGTCAGGTCGTGGCGGAGTACCGGCTGTTGCGCTCGTGCGTGCTGAGCCTGTGGTCCTCGCGCGGGGGCGCCACGGCGCGGCCCGACGAGGAGCGCGTCTTCCACGAGGCCATGGACGAGGCGGTGGCCGCGTCCGTCAGCCGCTACACCCGCGCGCGCGAGCGCACGCTCCAGGCGCTGGACCGCATCAGCGCGGCGGCGCTGGGCAGCCCCGACGTGGCGGGCTTCCTGCCCCGGCTGCTCCAGGTGCTGCGCGAGACGGTGGTCGCGGTGGACGTGGCGGTGGTGCTGCTGCGCGAGGGCGACAACCTGCTGCGCGTGGAGAGCGCCGTGGGCGAGGGCGTGGACGTGGGGGGCCGCGTCCCGGTGGGCCAGGGCTTCGCCGGCACCATCGCCGCCACCCGGCAGCCCCTGCTGGTGCACGACGCGAGCAGCGACGTGCGCGCCCACTCGGACGTGGTGCGCACCTCCGACGTGCGCGCGCTGTACGGCGTGCCGCTGGTGCTCGACGACGCGCTCATCGGCGTGGCCCTGATGGGCAGCCGCGCCACCAGCGAGCTGTCCGAGGAGGACCTGCTGTTGTTCCGCGCGATGGCGAACCGGGCCACCGCGCTGCTCGCGCAGGCGCAGGCGCACGCCCGCGAGCGCGAGGCCCACGAGGAGGCGGAGGTGTCGCTGGGCCGGCTTCGCGAGAGCGAGGCGGGCCTGCGGCGCTGGGAGGAGGTCTTCTTCCGCCTGGGCGTGGGCGTGGTGGTGGTGGCCGGCGAGCACGACGTGCTGCTGGACGTGAACCCCGCCTTCGCGCGCATGCACGGGGCCACGCCCGAGGAGCTGGTGGGCAAGCCGCTGGAGACGGTCATCGCCCCGGAGGCGCGCGGCATGCTCCCGCGCCACGCGGCCGCGGCGCGCTCCAAGCCCTCGCACGAGTACGAGTCCTTGCACCTGCGCAAGGACGGCAGCCGCTTCCCCGCCTTCACCCACGTGACGGCCTTCCGCGACGAGACGGGCAAGGTGGCCCAGCGCGTGGCCACGGTGATGGACATCACCCAGCGGCGCGCGGTGGAGACGGACCGGCAGCGGCTGTTGTCCACCATCGAGTCGGAGCGCGCGCGGCTGGCCGCGGTGCTCGAGCAGCTCCCCGCGGGCGTGGTCATCGCGGACGCGGCCAGCGGCCGGCTGGCGCTCGCCAACCGGCAGGTCTCCACGCTCACCGGCCGCCCGTTCCAGCCCATGTCCAACGTGGACGCGTTCGCGGGCGACTACGGCGCCTGCCACCTGGACGGGCGCCCGTACGCGCCGGACGCGTGGCCCCTGTCGCGCAGCCTGCGCACGGGCGAGGTGGTGCAGGGCGAGGAGGCGATGCTGCGGCACGAGGACGGCCGCTCGATGACGGTGCTCGTCTCCAGCGCGCCCATCCGGGACAGGGACGGGGACATCATCGCCGGCGTGGCCACGCTGACGGACGTCACCGAGCGCCGGCGCGCCCAGGAGGCCGCGCTGCAGGCGGCGCGCTTCGGCGAGCGGCTCATCGCCATCGTCAGCCACGACTTGCGCAACCCCCTCAACGCCATCCACCTGTCCACCACGCAGCTGCTCCACAGCGAGGCCCTGCCCGAGCGCGAGCGCCGGCTCGTCACCCGCATCGCCCGCTCCAGCGCGCGGATGACGCGGATGATTTCGGAGCTGCTGGACTTCACGCGCGGCCGGCTGGGCGGCGGCATCCCCGTCCACCGCACCGCCGGGGATTTGCGCGCCGTGGTGCGCCAGGGCGTGGAGGAGCTGGAGGCCGCGTGGCCGGAGCGCACCCTGCGCGTGGCGGGCGGCACCGGGCGCTACGAGGGGCAGTGGGACGCGGACCGGCTGCTGCAGGTGGTGAGCAACCTGGGCGGCAACGCGCTCCAGTACAGCCAGGCGGATGTGCCCGTCACCCTCACGCTGACGGACCAGGGCGACACGGT